The following DNA comes from Epinephelus lanceolatus isolate andai-2023 chromosome 1, ASM4190304v1, whole genome shotgun sequence.
atattggGAGTTTTTCAAAGAAGCATCGTCGAGTACGAGGAAGAGATCGATCGTCAGCGCAGACTGTTGGATATCGTTTTGAAgcctgaaataaagttacaCAGGACAGGTGGGTGAAAGCTAATTGAAGTAATTTACtggcatgtgtgtatatttgctgTAGCATGACATTAGTatgctgttggtgttgttgtgtgtccctccagagctcccacagcaacatgtgtgtaaggaggaggaggttgtccctgagcagcagctctgtattgaggagaggaagtccagtgtggaccaagaggagccagagcctccacacattaaagagaaagaggaggaagtgtgcagcagtcaggagggagagcagcttgtagtgaagcagGACACTGATGGCTTTATGTTGACTCCTGCTGATGAGGAAAGTGAGCAGAGTGAAGATCAGACTCTGGACTTCATTCATGATGACACTCAAAGTGCAGCACAGAAAGAGTCTGTATTTAAAATGCCAGTTATAAGCTCTGTGATATCAGAAGCAACCAGTGAGCACCAGCTGCTCTGTCACAACTCTCATGTAGCCGAGAGCCAAGATGAGGAAGGAGGACATCATGACAACAACAGTCACAGTAACAATGATAACAACTCTGCCATATCAAAGATTCACCTCAAAACTCGCACAGGTGAAAGGTCTTTCAAATGTGACACATGTGGAAAAGCTTTTCGGTATCAGTCAAACTTAAATATACACttgagaatccacacaggtgagaagccctttacatgcaaaacatgtggAACAGCTTTCAGACATAATAGTAGCTTGTTGGCCCACAAAAGAATCCACACAGGCGAGAAACCCTTTACATGCCAGACATGTGGGAAAGCTTTCAGACACAATAGTCATTTGACAGCCCACATGAGAagccacacaggtgagaagccatttacatgcaaaacatgtgggagaGCTTTCAGACGGAGTAGTGAGTTGACAGTCCACATGAGAATTCACACAGACGAGAggctgtttacatgcacaacatGTGGGAAAACTTTCAGACAGAATTTTCAATTGATGGtccacatgagaatccacacagaTGAGAAGCCGTTTTCATGCAAAACATGTGGAACAGCTTTCAGACATAGTGGTCAGTTGACTAtccacatgagaatccacacaggtgagaggcCATTTACCTGTAAAATATGTGGAACAGCTTTCAGACATAAAAGTAGCTTGTTGGAccacatgagaatccacacaggtgagaagccatttACATGCACAACATGTGGGAAAGCTTTCAGACAGAGTAGTGAGGTTAGAGtccacatgagaatccacacaggtgagaagtcATATATATGCACAACATGTGGGAAAGCTTTCAGACAGAGTTGTAAGTTGATAGTCCACATGAGAATGCACAGCAGTGAGAAGCTGCACACTTGCAGTACCTGTGGGAAAAGATTCAGGGACAAATCAGCATTGAAAGGTCAtatgagaatccacacaggtgagaagccatttATATGCACAACATGTGGGAGAGCTTTCAGACAAAAAAGTCACCTGAATGtccacatgagaatccacacaggtgagaaggtGTAACTTTGCAAGACCTGCAAGAAGTGACACTGTGATGTGTTTCAAGCACAACGCATATTATATCTCATACAGACAAGTGGCCTTGTGTTTGTGAAACATGCAGGAGTTCTGGTTCTTGGCACACAAGAACTCACAGAAGTGAGGAGTTGCATAATTGCAGCAGTTACTGAAAAGCACCTGAGGATCAATAAACACTGGAGAAACCATTGAGCTGAATCTCTTGTGGAGATGTGTTCGCAAACTGAATTAAGTAAAATTCACCATTGAGAGGTGACAACAATATGTTGtacattttgttaaaaatgtcatcatctAACACTTATTTTAACTCAAataaccgttgaaaacagtttGTCTTTGAAACAATCTTCCATTTCTTTTCAGTCTTTGAGTTTTAAGAGTACCAGACTCACCCTGAAGTCTAAAGCTGTTAGCAAGTTGTAAAAGTAGTCATAGTGAAGAACTGTTGTTATTACAGTGTTAAGTTATAACATTCaagaggtgatttaatgttggAGCTCATCAGCTGGAGGTCAAGTTAAAGTATAATTTGATACTGTTTGATCAGAGGAGCTGCTTCAAAGTGAACAAACGTGGAGGAATCAAATTACCTGTACTGAAGTACTATATTTACAACATTGTCCTCAGATGGCCATGATTGCTTGTCAATGGTACATAGATATGAAGTCTGGAATGctttaaataaatctaaaaacatGATCAAGTTTGAGGTATTCTGTGATTACTTTCCTTTTGTGCTACACATTTTTCTACTTCACATGAAAATTGTCTTTTTGGCCACTAGATTTACTTGACAGCTAAAGTTACTTACTACTGACTGGAATTTTTAAAttcaatattaataataatgatacattttatttcatagaGCGCTTTTCATGGTACATAGACACTTtacatccatttaaaatgatcATGAAATAGAGTACAGTAAAATACGCACAGCGTcattcacattaaaaaacaattcGAAAAGATGAGATTTGATGAGTGATTTGAACTGGGACAGATCAGTGCAGTCTTGAATGTGTttggggagagagttccagagggagggggcagctATAGAGGAGGCTCTATCGCACCAGGTCTGGTGCTTGATCCTGACTGATGGAGCCAGGAGGTTGGTATCAGATGAGCGGAGGCTGCGGGAAAGAGTATAGCGGTGGAGCAGGTCAGTAAGGTAGGGGGCCTGGTTATGGAGGGCTCTATGAGTGATGAGAAGGACTTTGAAATGGTTGTGTTGTGGgacaggaagccagtggaggttctgggggacaggggtgatgtgatTGCGGGAGCAGGAATGGGTAAGCAGatgggcagcagagttctggatgtaTTAGAGTTTATTTAGGACTTTGGATGGTGTACCATGAAGAACGCTGTAACAGTCGTCCATTCTGGATGTGATGGAAGCATAGATTGGAGTTTAAGCAGCAGAGGGGGAGAGTGATGGGCTGAGATAAGCTATGTTTCTTAGGTGGAAGAAGACAGTGCTGGTGATTTGATTGACATGTTTTTCGAAAGGGAGATTGTTGTCAAAAATAACTCTGAGGTTGCGGATGCATGGGGCTGAATACAGAGTGAGTTATCAATGGTGGGTCAGAAGTTGTGAGTGGTTTTGACGAGGGGTTTTGGACTGATGATAATCATGTCAGATTTTTTACAGTTTAAGGTAGCTGGCTTGCATCCAGGACTTTATGTCATTGAGGCAGGTGGTCAGAGTGGAGTGAGTTCCAGTGGTGATGGCTGTCATTGGCATAGCAATGGAAGTTGAGGCCATGGCTGTGAATGGTGTTACCAAGGGGGAGCATGTAGAGGATGAATAGGAGAGGCCCAAGCACCTAACCCTGAGGGACGCCTTGGGACAGAGGAGCAAGGGAGGAGGTGCAGTTGTTAATATTGATAAACAGATGTCGATTTGTGAGGTATGACCAGGAGAGGGCAGTACCGGTGATGCTGAGGGAGGACTGGAGGCGGGAGAGGAGAATTGCGAGATTGATGGTGTCAAAGGCTGCTGTCTGGTCAAGAAGGGTGAGGATAGAGGGGTGGCCAGAGTCTGAGGTGTGAAGGTGGTTGTTAATGACTTTGAAAAGGACGATTTCTGTGCTACGCTGTGAGCGGAAGCCGGATTGAAATGGTACAAACAGGTCGTTGGAGGAGAGGTGGGCAACAGCACTTTCcggtattttttttgtattgtatttatttggaaTGGGATTGAGAGCACAGGTGGAGTTTTTCATTCCAGCCATCAACTTGGCCAGCTCCACTGGGGAGATGGGGGAGAACTGGGTCAGATGTTGAGGCTGAGTTCAGGTATACCAGGGGGCTAAGTGTGTGAATGAGAGTTTTAGTTTTGAGAAGAGCTAGCTGGGCAAGACAGGAGGAGAGTATGCCATTATAGTAGTTGACAAGGTCAAAGGGATTATTAGACAGTGGGGGAGGAGAGGCAGACACTACATCGGCAAGATTTAAAAATCATATTGAGGTTGTTAAATACGATGTGGTTATCGATGTGTTTTGTACATTTACtaacattttgaaagcatgGAGAGAGTAAGAGAGCTGTACAACCACACTGACAGCGGAAAGAATTTTTATTCAAATCATCATTTAATACAGGTGATATTACATCTACCTGGACCTTTCTGGATATCTGTTTATTGTTCACTGTGGGGAGAGAATTTGAGGATAAACCATATATTTGCTACTGTAAGAACCTGCTGAtgagcagaaagaaaataaaacctcACTTTCATTGCTGGAACACAGTGAGACACGTTCAGTGGAagtaaacaataaaaaggtAGAAGGAAGACCAGAAAGGAAGGGTATATCCCAAAACATAAAAATCAGTCATAAAAAAGATATACAAAGAAACTGTGGGAACTGTTGagttaaagaaaatgtaaaatatattttactgcATTGCACTATGGATGAGGAGGAAAGGGAAAGATTGATTGATAAAGTCCTAGAGGCAAGGTGGGGGTGGAATTTGATGTGGTTACAGGGaacagagggagaaatagagGAGGTAGGACCAGGAAGGcacttttttgctttttgaaATGCCGCAGGGTTAATGGGAAGAATTAAGGACATAAGGTACATTCATATGATGTTGCACACTTTTGTATACACTCTAGGTGAAGGTATGCACCTTAAAGTTGTTTGCGATCTGCCAATAAACTTAGAGAAAAAGAAGTAAGAACCCGTTGAtaagcagagggaaaaaaaaatactcactttCACTGCCGGAACTTTAATGCTGTGACACATCCAccggaagtaaacaaaacatgcgcTAGCAGCGTTAGCTCCACAGATGTGTGGATTTAGCGGCGGGATGATGGTGTAGTTTTCGATAATAAAGGGTTAGATGTAATTAGGCAACAATGTGTTCAGTTGAGTCTTTGAGAGAGTTTGTCAACGAGcgactaactgctgctgctgaagaaatattggGAGTTTTTCAAAGAAGCATCGTCGAGTACGAGGAAGAGATCGATCGTCAGCGCAGACTGTTGGATATCGTTTGGAAACCTGAAATAAAGttacacaggacaggtgtgtaGGAAAAATTAATACTAATTCACTCGCATGTCAGTAGGCCTATTTTTGCTCTGCAATCACAGTAGTATCCCGTACGTTTTGTTGTGTGTCcctccagagctcccacagcaacaTTTTTGTAAGGACCAGCATCTCTGTATTGAGGAGAGGAAGtccagtgtggaccaagaggagccagagcctccacacattaaagaggaagaggaggaagtgtgcagcagtcaggagggagagcagcttgtagtgaagcagGAGACTGATGGCTTTATGTTGACTCCTGCTGATGAGGAAAGTGAGCAGAGTGAAGATCAGACTCTGGACTTCATTCATGATGACACTCAAAGTGCAGCACAGAATGACTCTGTCGTCATTATACCAGTTATAAGCTATGTGATACCAACCAGTGAGCACCAGCTGCTCTGTCACAACTCTCATGTAGCTGAGAGCCAAGATGAGAAGGGAGGACATCatgaaaacaacagcaacacagaTGAAAAATCTCACAAATGTGACATGTGTGGAAAAGCTTTTCTGTACAGGTATAACTTAAAAATACACcagagaatccacacaggtgagaagccgtttatgtgcaaaacatgtgggagaGCTTTCAGACAGACTAGTCATTTGACAGCCCACATGAGAATTCACACAGGCGAGAAACCACACCTTTGCAGGATATGTGGGAAAAGATTCAGCGACATACGCGTGCTGGAAAGGCATTTTaaaatccacacaggtgagacttTGTAACTTTgcaagacctgcaggaagagaCAGTTGAATGTGTGACAACTGTCAAGGCATATAAGATCTCAGACAGACAAGTGGTCTTGTGTTTGTTAAATATGTGGGAGCTGATTTAGTTCTGGTTCATGGTCAAAGCACACAAGAACTGACAGAAGTGAGGTGTTGCATGTTTGTAGCACCTGTGGGAAAAGTTTTACTCAGATCACATACTTGAAAAAACATCCGAGGACCAGTAAACAGGAGAAACCATAGAGCTGAAACTCCTGTGGAGACGTGCTCTCTATCTGAATCAAGTAAAATTGCCCACTGAGAGGAGGTCACAATATGTTGAAGAACTACATTTGTTAAAATGCCATTTTGTTGAACTAACTCTCAGTTTTACTCATAATCCTGTTGTTCTTTGAAACAGTCTATCTTCcaaattttttgaaaaagtttcAAAGTGTTGTCAGTGGAGCTGCTTCATATTGAACAAAAATGCGTGCTTTGATGTTACATATTCTATTCTACTTCACCAGATTTTAGAGGCAAATGTACCTTTtatgcttttacttttgataccaATTCACAGCATGGATTTTTCTACATTGTTCCTTGAGGTCTTGGTGTCTTTTGTGGTACTTTGGAGAGATTTGGTTTGGACATTTTTATCAGTTATCTagggttaaaaaaaacccttaaatgTAGCACTATATCAGGGAAACAAATGTTATCAACCCATAAACTGCTGCAACAACGTATGAGACATAATTGAACATGGGAATGGCCATTGTATACTTGATAATAATGTTCTTTAAGCACCCTCACACTaaacttttaaagttttaataGGTGCCtaaccaaaacacaatgtttatcACAGATTTATGACTAGAAAAACTTGACACAGCTGTATCTCAAATCAATCTTCAAATGACAAACTGATTAAactttggtggtcaaacatcaaggtcactgtgacctcgaaTTTGTCTCATTTTTGAGAAAgccatatctcaagaaggccttgaaggaatttcttttaatttgacacaaatgtccacttggactaagaaataaacacattagacTTTGATGGACgaaagtcaaaagtcaaggtcactgtgacctcacaaaatatgtttctgaccataactcaaggattcttgtactaattatgacaaatcttcacacaaatgtctaacaggatgcAGTGATGAAGTGGAgagattttatatccaaaaggtggtcagcttcactgtgacatcataatgttcaaCGGTGCAcatcttgagactgtgctgattgtatagatcttgtgtgctgctggggggaagatgtgtgtgaagcatccatatttTCACAGTCATTGATGTAAACTGTTAGAGCAGAATGGCGTTGACTTCTCATTTGTGCAAATGGACGGAAAAGATAATCATCTGTAGATTATCACATGTCTTGGATCAAAAAGATCGAGTAATTTTAGAAATAGAGTTCAAAAAGGGTGATCAACAGTAGATTCTTTAATTAGAGTAAGTAATGATGTGGAAAAGACTTTAGTTAGTATATAGTATAATAAGCTCAGTACTGTTCAACATAATGATATATGACATCATTGCAAATTTAGATGGATGATGGGGCCATATGGATGAGGGGAAGAAATGTGCCACGTGTATTCGAGAATATAGGAAGAGCAATAAAGAAAGTGGAGATGTGGTATGAGTGGGGGTTCAATATGTAAACAAGCAAGTCTTGTTACATGATGTTTACCAAAAAACAAAGACCAATGCTGAGAAGTTAACATTGTACAGTCAGTTGATTGAGCGAGTGTCCAAATTTAAGTGCTTGGGTGTATGGCTATGGCAGCAAAtatacatttaattttattttttcttaaaacttaaagggaaatttcggtttatttcaacctgtctcctatcgtcctaaatttgtttcaagtgactagtgacataaaaataatagttagcatgttagccgttagcctagatacagccggggcgcatagtagcgtcagacctgtcaaaacgtaagtgaacgggcaaccttcaagtgcaaagttagtccactaaacaagctttttttccacaaagaccgcctcatgtcgttaggataaatgtcagagaacatatagaaaacgacatgtaaacgtgttgtcttacctgtatctaggctaacggctaacatgctaactattattttttgtcactagtcacttgaaacaaatttaggacgataggagacaggttgaaataaaccaaaatttccctttaatttaaCTGGGAAAAcctcttgagattaaaaatctctttttcaagagtgtcctggccaagacaggcagcaaaataagttacagacagacaacacagaacaaaaatacataataaaaatgttcagctctaaaacaaaaaaaagcaatgtaaaacacaaaataggATTACTAAAAGATGACTATGTTAATGTATGCTAGAAGTGaaccataaaaatgcaaaaaagggcAACTACGCATGATTACAAAAACCAGCTAAGAGACACTGTGACACTGGCATATTTACAGAAATCCTGCAACAGTGCAGAAACCAATGAGTGCACCTTTAAGTCCCTCTGCAGCAGATTCCATATATAGAGATGCATACATAAATGCTCGCTTGCCAAACTCTGTACGTACCCTTGGtgcagacaataaaaacatgttctgaCATGGAAAGTACATAATAaccacttaaaaataaaatgaaaaaaaaaaaaaaagcgataTATCTATTACGGGCTGTGGCTGGATGCAactagggggcaaacaaacatCAGAGTTCACCAGATTCACCCCAGTTTGTTTTGTACCCCTGTGGCTTCTCCCAGACGTAAAGATAGACAACAGTGCtctggaaaagaaaagagaatggcaactgagtgaagtgggagttAGAGCAAGTATATATCTAACGAATACAATTATCTCAAAATCTGCACCAGTGGCTCTAATACAGAATAAACAGGAATGTGTGGGAGTCGGTGTGGATAACCCAGAGTTCAACATATCTATTTCCAAAAGACCGTGTGACCAGTTACAGCAGAACTAATGGCAGTCATTTTTGCTTTACAGTGGGTTGAAGAGGTCAGGCCTGGTGGGGTGGTGGTGTGCACAGACTCTAGCTGTTTTAGAAAGCGTACATTCAACAACTGTCAGAGAAAATTTACTCAGTGAACTTTTTCATAGTTAACTAAGACTTCACAGAGGTGGTACAGATGTACAGTTTTGTTGGGTGCCAGCACACGAGGGGCTGAGAGGGAATTAATGTGCCGATAAACTAGCAAAAGGGGCATTACAGAAAGAAATTACAGAACCAGTTCCACTTGGGAAAGGAGAAAGAACAGCAGTGATTCAGAAGAAAGAAAGGGGATATCACAAAAATCAATCATAACAAAGACGTATAAAGAAAGGATTAgaagtaagaagaagaagaagaagatgaagaagaaggagaagaagaagaagaagaagttgtaGTAGTACTTGTAATAAACCCGTCGACGAgcggaaaataaaaaacagctcACTTTCACTGCCGGAACTTCAACAGTGTGACACATCCAGCGGAAGTAAACAATGGTAGCGCTAGCTGCGTTAGCCCTGTGGATGTTTGGAATTTCTTGGGACGTGATGGTGTAGTTTTcgataaaaaaaattgttcacTTGTAATTTAACAACAATGTGTTCAGTTGAGTCTTTGAGAGAGTTTGTCAACGAGcgactaactgctgctgctgaagaaatattggGAGTTTTTCAAAGAAGCATCGTCGAGTACGAGGAAGAGATCGATCGTCAGCGCAGACTGTTGGATATCGTTTGGAAACCCGGAATAGAGttacacaggacaggtgtgtgtttgaataTCTACTGGTACTAATTTACtggcatgtgtgtatatttgctgTAGCATGACATTAGTatgctgttggtgttgttgtgtgtccctccagagctcccacagcaacatgtgtgtaaggaggaggaggttgtgcctgagcagcagctctgtattgaggagaggaagtccagtgtggaccaagaggagccagagcctccacacattaaagaggaagaggaggaagtgtgcagcagtcaggggggagagcagcttgtagtgaagcagGAGACTGATGGCTTTATGTTGACTCCTGCTGATGAGGAAAGTGAGCACAGTGAACCAGACACAAACAGTGACCATCAACTCCTCTCTTGCAACTCTCATGTAGCTGAGAGCCAAGATCAGACAGGAGGCAAACATGGAGACTCGGGATCAACTAGAAATGCAGAGCTTCAACCAAATGAAAGACTTCATGAAAGTGAAAGTCACACTAACAATGTATATGACTCAACAATTCCAAATATACACAGCAATATTCACACAGGTGGAAAATCTGTCACATGTGACACTTGTGGGAAAGCTTTCAAGTTTAAGTCCCACTTGCATAACCACCTGAGACTCCACACAGGCGAGAAGCCATTttcttgcaaaacatgtggaaAAGCTTTCCAATCTAATAGTGGCTTGCTGTAccacatgagaatccacacaggtgagaagccgtaccTTTGCAACACCTGTGGGAAAAGACTCTGTCACATGACTGCGTTGAAAAGGCAtatgagaatccacacaggtgagaagccatttACTTGTGAAATATGTGGGAAAGATTTCAGAACTTGTAGTAACTTGACACtccacatgagaatccacaGTGATGAGAAGCCCCATACTTGTGAAACATGTGGGAAAGATTTCAGGCGTAATGCTGACTTGACAGTacacatgagaatccacacaggtgagaggcCATATACTTGTAAAACATGTGGGAGAGCTTTCAGAACTAGCAGTAACTTGACACTCCACACGAGAATCcacactggagagaaaccaCATACTTGCAATACATGTGGGAGAGATTTCAGAACGATCAGTAACTTGACCCtccacatgagaatccacacaggtgagaagccatattCTTGCAAAATATGTGGGAAAGATTTCCAACATAGCAGTAGCTTGTTGGCccacatgagaatccacacaggtgagaagccgtttACATGCAAAACGTGTGGGAAAGCTTTCAGACAGAATAGTGACTTGAAAGtccacatgagaatccacacTGTTGAGAAGCATTAACTTTGCAAGATGTGCAGGAAGAGACACTTAAAAGTATATTAACTGGCAAGGAATATGTAGCAACTCAGTATGTAACAACTGTGCCCACTGTAATAAATGTGCACAACGTAATAAAAGTTTAGAATGTAATAATCTGCACTTAATGCAAGAAAACCACAAGCACATGACATACTAATAGTTTTGTGCATCATTTCAAGTTTTTACATTACCGCAAAATTATTACAGTTTAAACtcagcaaaagaaaaagttaTAAAGTCAGTACATAGTGTAATATTGTAAAAGAAGAATTCTCCTCTAATCCTCTTAAAACACATGGAACTCCTCTAGTTTTACATGCCACGAGTGGAGTCtttaatttaaaacaactggactttttctgttttgtcgGGAAGACATTTTGGACCCTCTTAAACGTGTAACAAAAATCAAGGACTACAAAATATCCAGTGATCTGTAAAAATGAAATTCTTTACAAAGATGATGCTGAATTTTAGCATGTGAAATAATTGTTCCACACTTAAAAATTCCAGTTACTTTAAATGTTAGCTGATCTAAGCAGCAAATCGTGTTAGAAAGCAATCTACAAAATCATGTGTCTCACTTTGGCTGCTAGATGGCTCCTATCAGTGGTGAAGCACTTCATGTTGCACAAGGGAGAAGTTCTAATCAACATTAACCCCTTAGGGTAAAGGCAAATTTAATCTGCTTAATTAAAAGTGTTTCATAACTGGCAACTCGTAAGTTGCTTGTGTTGTCTTGTATATCATTCAGTGACACTTGTATTAAAAAACTCTTTTTGCGAGTCTGTGACTAGAGTGCAGGCGGAGCTGTTGACACTCCATTCTGTTGCTCCATCTGTGCCCACAGTACACTCTGCACTCAGAGAGTGTGGAGCAATCAATATCTGAACTGGTTATATATTACCACAGCGCTGCCAGTGtacagtccagctccaaaaatagaaaagtaaaatgtggcagcagatgttTAAATCGTGGCGGGCTGCCACAAATAAgtaaatgtgtgggaaaccagCCTGCTCTCACTCCCAACCTATTAAATACCATTGCTTCATAAAGTACTTTGGTGTCAGATACTGACGTACAGAGGCAGCAGTCGCAGTGGTACGGTACGCGTTAAGTGGCGGCTATCTCTGATACCACTGGCAACtgcagtataaagagcaagaaagtccatacataggtgggaggggaggtgggtccatca
Coding sequences within:
- the LOC117257137 gene encoding uncharacterized protein LOC117257137 gives rise to the protein MCSVESLREFVNERLTAAAEEILGVFQRSIVEYEEEIDRQRRLLDIVWKPGIELHRTELPQQHVCKEEEVVPEQQLCIEERKSSVDQEEPEPPHIKEEEEEVCSSQGGEQLVVKQETDGFMLTPADEESEHSEPDTNSDHQLLSCNSHVAESQDQTGGKHGDSGSTRNAELQPNERLHESESHTNNVYDSTIPNIHSNIHTGGKSVTCDTCGKAFKFKSHLHNHLRLHTGEKPFSCKTCGKAFQSNSGLLYHMRIHTGEKPYLCNTCGKRLCHMTALKRHMRIHTVESLREFINERLTAAAEEILGVFQRSIVEYEEEIDRQRRLLDIVLKPEIKLHRTELPQQHVCKEEEVVPEQQLCIEERKSSVDQEEPEPPHIKEEEEEVCSSQEGEQLVVKQETDGFMLTPADEESEQRSSEDQTLNLSINVTQNAVEEKLLNYTSVTPVIYSVVSEANSDHQLLSFNSHIAENRKTWGHRINQKYRASTNGKTSCKQ
- the LOC117257130 gene encoding uncharacterized protein LOC117257130, with translation MCSVESLREFVNERLTAAAEEILGVFQRSIVEYEEEIDRQRRLLDIVLKPEIKLHRTELPQQHVCKEEEVVPEQQLCIEERKSSVDQEEPEPPHIKEKEEEVCSSQEGEQLVVKQDTDGFMLTPADEESEQSEDQTLDFIHDDTQSAAQKESVFKMPVISSVISEATSEHQLLCHNSHVAESQDEEGGHHDNNSHSNNDNNSAISKIHLKTRTGERSFKCDTCGKAFRYQSNLNIHLRIHTGEKPFTCKTCGTAFRHNSSLLAHKRIHTGEKPFTCQTCGKAFRHNSHLTAHMRSHTGEKPFTCKTCGRAFRRSSELTVHMRIHTDERLFTCTTCGKTFRQNFQLMVHMRIHTDEKPFSCKTCGTAFRHSGQLTIHMRIHTGERPFTCKICGTAFRHKSSLLDHMRIHTGEKPFTCTTCGKAFRQSSEVRVHMRIHTGEKSYICTTCGKAFRQSCKLIVHMRMHSSEKLHTCSTCGKRFRDKSALKGHMRIHTGEKPFICTTCGRAFRQKSHLNVHMRIHTGEKV